A part of Halobacillus shinanisalinarum genomic DNA contains:
- the hpaB gene encoding 4-hydroxyphenylacetate 3-monooxygenase, oxygenase component, with amino-acid sequence MPAKTGAQYKEKLKNAKNNIYIHGERVEDPTTHPAFKNVIQSMADLYDLQYEKPDKMLYTSPQTGDQVGMTFFRPETIDDLVKRREAIQEWARLSGGLLGRSPDYLNAEVMAMGVANDLFGEDDPMFAENARNYYDYARENDISLTHTLIHPQVNRQKAQHEQDDANVALHLVEKRSDGIIVDGARLLATQGGITDEILVFPSTVKKAGEQDDPYSLAFVVPNNTPGLKYISRESFDYGKNNWDHPLSSRFEEGDAIVYFDNVFVPWEKVFVCGNSSICNRTFLETNAVVHMSHQVVAKNIVKTEFLLGVVLSLMDSIGIDKFQHVQDKGTEIMLTLETMKSHLFKAEHNAKLDKWGTMTPDFEALNAARNWYPRIYPRLVEILRILGASGLMGIPTEADFHHEEIGPLVNRALQSKNLEGYERVKLFRLAWDLTMSAFGSRQMHYEYYFFGDPVKMGMTYFEQFNKEPYKDYIQDFLKKVKAPKPNYTNV; translated from the coding sequence ATGCCTGCAAAGACAGGAGCGCAGTATAAAGAGAAGTTAAAAAATGCAAAAAATAATATTTACATTCATGGCGAGCGTGTTGAGGATCCTACGACACATCCCGCTTTTAAAAATGTCATCCAATCAATGGCAGACTTGTACGACCTTCAGTATGAAAAGCCTGATAAGATGCTCTACACTTCACCCCAGACAGGCGACCAAGTAGGAATGACCTTTTTTCGTCCAGAGACGATTGATGATCTCGTCAAACGAAGAGAAGCGATTCAGGAATGGGCGCGGCTTTCCGGTGGATTGTTGGGGCGTTCGCCTGACTATTTGAATGCTGAAGTGATGGCAATGGGTGTGGCTAACGATCTATTTGGTGAAGATGATCCAATGTTTGCAGAAAATGCCAGGAACTATTATGACTATGCGCGTGAGAATGATATCAGCTTGACACACACGCTGATTCACCCGCAAGTCAACAGACAAAAGGCTCAACATGAACAAGATGATGCCAATGTTGCCCTTCACCTCGTTGAGAAACGATCAGATGGCATCATTGTTGATGGTGCACGTTTACTTGCGACACAGGGTGGGATTACAGATGAAATCCTTGTTTTCCCATCTACGGTGAAAAAAGCTGGAGAACAAGATGATCCGTATTCCTTAGCCTTCGTCGTTCCAAATAACACGCCTGGACTCAAATACATTAGCCGTGAATCGTTTGATTATGGCAAAAACAATTGGGACCATCCGCTAAGCAGCCGCTTTGAAGAAGGAGATGCCATTGTTTATTTTGACAACGTATTTGTCCCTTGGGAAAAAGTATTTGTTTGTGGAAACTCTTCCATCTGTAACCGGACGTTCCTTGAAACCAATGCCGTCGTGCATATGTCCCACCAAGTTGTAGCCAAAAACATTGTGAAAACGGAATTCTTACTGGGCGTGGTGCTAAGCCTAATGGATTCCATCGGGATTGATAAATTCCAGCATGTTCAAGATAAAGGTACAGAAATCATGCTTACGTTAGAAACGATGAAGTCACACTTATTTAAAGCAGAACACAATGCCAAACTCGACAAGTGGGGGACGATGACACCGGATTTTGAAGCATTGAATGCAGCAAGAAACTGGTATCCAAGAATATACCCTCGCTTAGTAGAAATCTTGCGCATCCTCGGAGCTTCAGGGTTAATGGGGATTCCTACAGAAGCAGATTTCCATCATGAAGAAATCGGGCCGCTAGTAAACCGCGCGCTGCAATCTAAGAATCTAGAAGGTTATGAACGTGTGAAACTATTCCGCTTAGCCTGGGACTTAACAATGAGTGCTTTTGGCAGCAGACAAATGCATTATGAATATTACTTCTTCGGCGATCCTGTCAAAATGGGCATGACGTATTTTGAACAATTCAATAAAGAGCCATATAAGGATTATATCCAGGACTTTTTGAAAAAAGTAAAGGCTCCAAAGCCTAATTATACAAACGTATAA
- the hpaE gene encoding 5-carboxymethyl-2-hydroxymuconate semialdehyde dehydrogenase: protein MSDVSLADINEAGKRVISEIHDIQLYIDGSFVDAESKEQFENVNPFTNEKINQVASGDRADIEKAVKAARKAFKGEWGNLPLKERLSYIYKIADLIDEHIEEIAPLESFDTGLPVSQTKKMVARAAQNFRFYAEMVSSRLVGDAYQVDDQFLNYTIHKPVGIAGLITPWNAPFMLETWKIAPALATGNTVVLKPAEWSPLTANRLAEIIDKAGLPDGVFNVVHGYGEKAGASLVAHEDVELISFTGETTTGSEIMKNGADSLKQFSMELGGKSPIIVFEDADMERALDACTWGIFSFNGERCTANSRLYIHEDVAEDFILKLKDRVQNIVVGDPMKEDTQVGPLIHTDHYENVKNYLDIAEQEGCQVISGTVPDEFSRGNFIAPTLLLNATNSMQVIQEEIFGPVIAVMTFKDEEEVIEKANDVRYGLAGYVWTKDLQRGHRVAQAVDSGMLWINSQNVRDLRTPFGGSKHSGIGREGGHYAFEFYTEVQIIHVALGDHRIPQFGK from the coding sequence ATGAGCGATGTAAGTTTAGCAGACATTAATGAGGCAGGAAAAAGAGTTATATCCGAGATTCACGATATTCAATTGTATATTGATGGATCGTTCGTGGATGCCGAGAGTAAAGAACAATTTGAAAATGTAAATCCATTTACGAATGAAAAGATCAATCAGGTGGCCTCGGGAGACCGGGCGGATATTGAAAAAGCGGTAAAAGCGGCAAGGAAAGCCTTTAAAGGCGAATGGGGAAATCTCCCGCTGAAGGAACGCTTGAGCTACATTTATAAGATTGCGGATTTGATTGATGAACATATTGAAGAAATAGCCCCGTTAGAATCCTTTGACACGGGCCTGCCGGTGAGCCAAACCAAAAAAATGGTGGCACGAGCAGCTCAGAACTTCAGATTCTATGCTGAAATGGTATCAAGTCGACTAGTAGGGGATGCCTACCAGGTTGATGATCAATTTCTAAATTACACGATCCATAAGCCAGTTGGAATTGCCGGGTTAATTACACCGTGGAACGCGCCGTTTATGCTGGAAACATGGAAGATTGCCCCGGCTTTAGCAACAGGAAATACGGTGGTGTTGAAGCCAGCAGAGTGGTCGCCGCTGACAGCAAATCGTTTAGCCGAAATCATTGATAAAGCTGGTCTCCCTGATGGGGTATTCAATGTCGTTCATGGCTATGGAGAAAAGGCGGGGGCTTCCTTAGTTGCTCATGAAGATGTTGAGTTGATTTCATTCACAGGTGAAACGACCACAGGGTCAGAAATCATGAAAAATGGTGCCGACTCATTAAAACAATTTTCCATGGAGTTAGGCGGCAAGTCACCGATTATTGTCTTTGAAGATGCTGATATGGAACGCGCACTAGACGCTTGTACGTGGGGGATCTTCTCATTCAACGGGGAACGCTGCACAGCAAACTCAAGGTTATATATCCATGAAGATGTGGCAGAGGACTTCATTTTGAAGCTAAAAGATCGGGTTCAGAACATTGTGGTGGGTGATCCAATGAAAGAAGACACGCAGGTCGGCCCACTTATTCACACCGATCACTATGAAAATGTGAAAAATTACTTAGACATAGCGGAACAAGAAGGATGCCAGGTAATTAGTGGAACAGTTCCTGACGAATTTAGCCGCGGCAATTTTATTGCACCGACATTATTGTTAAACGCGACCAACTCGATGCAAGTCATTCAGGAGGAAATATTCGGCCCAGTCATTGCTGTAATGACATTTAAAGATGAAGAAGAGGTTATCGAAAAGGCCAATGATGTCCGTTATGGATTAGCCGGTTATGTGTGGACGAAAGACCTTCAGCGTGGGCACCGAGTAGCGCAAGCTGTTGATTCAGGAATGTTATGGATCAACTCACAAAATGTCCGTGATTTACGCACACCATTTGGAGGGTCTAAGCATAGCGGAATCGGTCGTGAAGGCGGTCATTACGCATTTGAATTTTACACAGAAGTCCAGATCATTCATGTGGCGTTGGGAGATCACCGCATCCCTCAATTTGGAAAATAA
- a CDS encoding LysR family transcriptional regulator, with amino-acid sequence MDVRQLRYFRTVAEEGQVTKAAKKLHMAQPPLSQQIKLMEDELELKLFDRQGRKLELTNAGEVLYEKAGKILNDIEETLAEVKETNEGISGTLHLGSNKSCFSFLTEPLQQMRTDFPNLSYQLREGDTYFLAECIRNREIEMAVVRLPIELEEFDMIPLPSEPYVLVTPASWELFPPDVKEVEMESLQDIPLMLLHRISGTGQFELIVDECRNHGFDPIVICECPDPTMLLSLTASGVGATIIPKSTLSAFSFSNIRSYELKNASIEAESVIIWHKNRYLTKASRRLIQSFETVEANLELI; translated from the coding sequence ATGGATGTAAGACAGTTGCGTTATTTTCGAACAGTAGCTGAAGAAGGTCAAGTAACGAAGGCGGCGAAAAAGCTTCATATGGCCCAACCACCGCTCAGTCAGCAAATCAAACTTATGGAAGATGAACTGGAACTGAAGTTATTCGACCGACAAGGCCGCAAGTTAGAACTTACAAATGCTGGTGAAGTTTTATATGAGAAAGCTGGTAAGATCCTTAATGATATAGAAGAAACATTAGCAGAAGTTAAGGAAACGAACGAAGGAATCAGCGGTACGCTTCATTTAGGTTCGAATAAATCCTGCTTCTCCTTTCTAACAGAACCGTTACAGCAAATGCGCACAGACTTTCCAAATCTCTCCTATCAGCTTCGTGAAGGCGATACGTATTTCCTAGCTGAATGTATCCGAAACCGGGAAATCGAAATGGCCGTCGTCCGGCTTCCTATAGAGCTTGAGGAATTCGATATGATTCCGCTTCCTTCTGAACCTTATGTTCTTGTTACCCCTGCATCCTGGGAGCTGTTTCCCCCAGACGTCAAGGAAGTGGAAATGGAAAGCTTACAAGACATTCCGCTCATGCTTCTTCATCGGATTAGCGGTACCGGACAATTTGAATTAATCGTAGATGAGTGTCGAAATCATGGCTTTGATCCTATTGTTATTTGTGAGTGTCCAGATCCCACGATGCTGTTGTCATTGACAGCAAGCGGTGTTGGAGCCACCATTATTCCAAAATCCACTCTGTCCGCCTTTTCTTTTTCAAACATTCGAAGCTATGAATTAAAAAATGCTAGCATTGAAGCTGAGTCAGTCATCATTTGGCATAAAAACCGTTACTTGACAAAGGCATCAAGAAGACTGATCCAATCGTTCGAAACAGTTGAAGCCAATTTGGAACTCATTTAG
- a CDS encoding sensor histidine kinase, whose product MSIRKRLILSNIAMVVVPILLLLIVEVAAGYLLMNVFEIGDREELQKIFISVQFVGLFLILILTNGIITYFVFKSILRPINRLSHAAEEIGKGNLNFTIERMRKDEIGKLSDTFEMTRKELLQSQELQQKYEENRNKLIKNLSHDLKTPITSIKGHVEGIREGVADTEEKKDDYMETIHTKTIVMDRLIDELFEQSRLDMGKLAFRFKEVDLRPLLIDTMEEFQLEWEEVSFSFQSEEGKRFRAHADLDQLRRVVVNIMNNSLKHMDKADKKIDIQLKKRLGEITVEIKDNGPGILDQDLPHIFEMFYRSDLARTQEGGSGLGLAVSKRIIEEHEGEITAASRKGHGTTIKFTLPDYRD is encoded by the coding sequence TTGTCGATACGCAAACGTTTAATTTTATCTAATATAGCTATGGTCGTTGTACCAATCCTCTTACTACTTATTGTTGAAGTAGCAGCAGGGTATCTCTTAATGAATGTATTTGAAATCGGAGACAGGGAAGAACTGCAAAAAATATTTATCTCCGTACAATTTGTCGGGTTATTTCTAATATTAATCTTAACGAACGGTATCATTACATATTTTGTTTTTAAAAGTATCCTACGCCCCATTAATAGGCTGTCACATGCTGCGGAGGAAATTGGTAAGGGGAACCTGAATTTCACTATCGAACGGATGAGAAAGGACGAGATTGGCAAACTTTCCGATACGTTTGAAATGACGAGAAAGGAACTGCTGCAATCACAGGAGCTTCAGCAAAAATATGAAGAAAACCGCAACAAGCTGATTAAGAATCTATCACATGACTTGAAAACACCGATCACATCAATCAAAGGCCATGTCGAGGGCATCCGTGAGGGCGTAGCAGATACAGAAGAGAAAAAGGATGACTATATGGAAACGATTCATACAAAAACGATCGTCATGGATCGCTTAATCGATGAACTTTTCGAGCAATCGAGATTGGATATGGGAAAATTGGCCTTTCGATTCAAAGAGGTCGACCTGCGTCCACTCCTTATCGATACGATGGAGGAGTTTCAGCTTGAATGGGAAGAAGTATCGTTTTCTTTCCAGTCTGAAGAGGGAAAGAGATTTCGAGCACATGCTGATCTTGACCAGTTAAGAAGAGTTGTCGTCAATATTATGAATAACAGCTTAAAACATATGGATAAAGCAGATAAAAAGATTGACATCCAGCTCAAGAAACGGCTTGGAGAAATCACTGTAGAAATAAAGGATAACGGTCCGGGCATCCTCGACCAGGATCTTCCTCACATTTTTGAGATGTTCTATCGTTCTGATTTAGCAAGGACACAAGAAGGGGGAAGCGGCCTTGGATTAGCAGTTTCTAAGCGAATCATTGAGGAGCATGAAGGGGAAATAACGGCTGCCAGCAGAAAAGGACATGGTACAACGATCAAATTCACCTTGCCAGATTATCGTGATTAA
- a CDS encoding sodium:solute symporter family protein, with translation MNFSVLIPLCIVYIAIMSWLAYYGYKKTTSQADYLVGGRNINPIVMALSYGATFISSSAMVGFGGVASIYGFGLLWLAFLNIVLGVFVAFAVFGKKIRRLSIKLDATTFPALLGRHYDSKFITVFSGAVIFIFMPAYTSIVLIGGGRFLQETLSINFNVALLVLAVVIALYVIGGGIKAVMYTDAFGAVIMLIGMCIFLFVSYQAVGGVVDGHQMLASLKNMVPKSLASQGHQGWTSMPVFGSPIWWTLVSTIIMGVGIGVLAQPQLAMRCMTVKDDKALYRSVLVGGIFIFFMTGAAYMIGPLSNVYFMETAGELSINMAGGNADLVIPMFINALMPDWFIYVFTLTLLSATISTVSSLIHVQAAAFGEDILKTLGIHTVLGNKISPARLGVIVGVLLAVILAYLLPGGVIAQATSFWFGICAAGFLPALIGAFYWKKASRAGAVSSIIVGFAVSIFGFLFLHEKQSVAFGLSEALFGKGYLLAYPWTHVDPLFYALPLSTIVFISVSLFGSKGQIRHEIDTNQVDAVR, from the coding sequence ATGAATTTTTCGGTTTTAATCCCGTTATGTATTGTTTATATAGCAATAATGTCATGGCTTGCTTATTACGGTTATAAAAAGACGACCTCCCAAGCAGATTACCTTGTAGGGGGACGAAATATAAACCCGATTGTCATGGCCTTATCCTACGGTGCGACCTTTATCAGTTCCTCTGCTATGGTCGGTTTTGGCGGGGTCGCATCTATCTATGGGTTCGGTCTGTTATGGCTGGCTTTCTTAAATATTGTACTTGGAGTATTTGTTGCGTTCGCTGTCTTTGGGAAAAAGATCAGAAGGCTTTCGATCAAATTGGACGCAACAACGTTTCCCGCTTTACTCGGGAGGCACTATGATTCTAAGTTTATTACTGTATTTTCAGGAGCCGTTATTTTTATCTTCATGCCTGCCTACACAAGTATTGTATTAATTGGTGGGGGGCGTTTTTTGCAGGAAACCTTATCGATAAACTTCAACGTTGCTTTACTGGTTCTTGCTGTTGTGATTGCTTTGTACGTGATTGGCGGGGGGATTAAGGCGGTTATGTACACAGATGCATTTGGTGCTGTAATCATGTTGATCGGCATGTGCATCTTCCTATTTGTCAGCTATCAAGCAGTAGGGGGCGTCGTTGATGGACATCAGATGCTAGCTTCTTTGAAAAACATGGTGCCAAAATCTCTTGCTTCTCAAGGACATCAGGGGTGGACGAGCATGCCGGTATTTGGCTCACCGATATGGTGGACGCTCGTGAGTACCATTATCATGGGGGTTGGAATTGGCGTATTGGCACAACCTCAATTAGCGATGCGTTGTATGACCGTGAAAGACGATAAGGCGTTATATCGGTCTGTCCTTGTTGGCGGGATTTTCATCTTTTTCATGACAGGTGCTGCTTATATGATCGGACCGCTCAGTAATGTTTACTTTATGGAAACAGCAGGTGAGCTTTCGATAAATATGGCAGGTGGAAATGCTGACCTCGTGATTCCGATGTTCATTAATGCACTCATGCCTGATTGGTTTATCTATGTATTTACCTTGACTTTGTTGTCAGCGACGATCTCGACAGTAAGTTCATTGATTCATGTGCAAGCCGCAGCCTTCGGTGAAGATATTTTAAAAACATTAGGCATTCATACAGTCCTAGGAAATAAAATAAGCCCGGCAAGGCTCGGCGTAATCGTAGGGGTCCTCCTCGCCGTTATCTTGGCCTATCTTCTTCCAGGAGGTGTCATCGCCCAAGCCACTTCTTTCTGGTTTGGCATTTGTGCAGCAGGGTTCCTCCCTGCCCTTATTGGAGCATTTTATTGGAAAAAAGCATCAAGAGCAGGGGCCGTGTCAAGTATCATTGTTGGTTTTGCTGTGAGTATATTCGGCTTTCTATTTTTACATGAAAAGCAATCTGTCGCTTTTGGATTGTCTGAGGCATTATTCGGAAAAGGATACTTACTGGCCTATCCATGGACCCATGTGGATCCACTGTTTTATGCCTTACCTTTATCAACGATCGTATTCATTTCCGTAAGTCTGTTTGGTTCAAAAGGACAGATCCGACATGAAATCGATACGAATCAGGTGGATGCCGTTCGTTAG
- the hpaD gene encoding 3,4-dihydroxyphenylacetate 2,3-dioxygenase yields the protein MNFDIIRAGRAVLHVTDLERSRAFYEALGFIETASDSEQIFLRGLEEHNHHSLLLKKKETPVVEAISYKVKSEEDLDRLAAFFEKQGTDVKWMEKGTQEAIGRSLRIQDVSGLPVEYYAEMEPAERMIQQYHYHKGAKVQRIDHFNCMVPDVEKAYDYYIDQLGFACSEYTAGEEDKIWAAWLHRKPSVHDVAYMNGFGPRLHHVGFWLKDPMNLIDGCDVLASMGYGAAIERGPGRHGLSNALFLYLRDPDGHRIELYNGDYLTSDPDFKPIRWDLDDPMRQTFWGHEAPDSWFEEASEVLDVHTNEKVEGMEPKLKKRKPTFVT from the coding sequence ATGAACTTTGATATTATCCGTGCCGGAAGGGCCGTTTTACATGTAACTGATTTAGAGAGATCAAGAGCTTTCTACGAGGCTCTTGGCTTTATAGAAACAGCGTCAGATAGTGAACAAATTTTCCTTAGAGGACTTGAGGAACACAACCACCACAGTCTGTTATTGAAGAAAAAAGAAACACCTGTAGTTGAAGCGATCAGTTACAAAGTGAAATCAGAAGAGGACTTGGACCGACTAGCTGCCTTTTTTGAAAAACAAGGGACTGATGTGAAATGGATGGAAAAGGGTACTCAAGAGGCCATAGGAAGATCATTAAGAATTCAAGATGTATCTGGCTTGCCGGTTGAGTATTATGCGGAAATGGAGCCAGCCGAACGCATGATTCAACAATACCACTATCATAAGGGTGCAAAAGTCCAAAGAATTGATCACTTTAACTGCATGGTTCCGGATGTCGAGAAAGCTTATGATTATTACATTGATCAGTTGGGCTTCGCTTGTTCAGAATATACGGCCGGCGAGGAAGACAAAATCTGGGCAGCCTGGCTTCACCGTAAACCAAGTGTCCATGACGTTGCTTATATGAACGGTTTTGGTCCGCGATTGCACCATGTAGGCTTTTGGCTGAAGGATCCGATGAATTTAATTGACGGCTGTGATGTGCTGGCATCGATGGGCTATGGAGCTGCCATTGAGCGGGGGCCTGGACGCCATGGGTTATCGAATGCCCTGTTCCTTTATTTGAGAGATCCAGATGGCCACCGTATCGAACTGTATAACGGGGACTATTTAACAAGTGATCCAGACTTTAAACCTATCCGTTGGGACTTAGATGATCCGATGCGCCAAACGTTCTGGGGACATGAAGCTCCTGACAGCTGGTTTGAAGAAGCATCAGAGGTACTGGATGTTCATACAAACGAGAAAGTTGAAGGCATGGAACCTAAGTTGAAAAAACGCAAACCAACGTTTGTAACTTAA
- a CDS encoding FAD synthetase family protein encodes MRTIQIDYPISKSIQTDSERCVMALGFFDGVHLGHQKIIKTAKKLADEKNLMLAVMTFSQHPSSVIKKGKVITNYITPLSEKTEVFEQLGVDLLYVIDFTKEVAKIPHDQFVDDYLCGLNCEHVVAGFDYKYGFKGKGDMEQLPIDSAGRFGVTTAAKLEKHEQKVSSTLLRELISSGRVEQIQEYLGRSYEISAEMKGRGRTCTIYFDPDYYLPCPGHYEVTIIRKNMLQSKGICEVKSVQHPGQLQVTLFNDQLFNDHAKVQLQWNNFIADFEMDAFHAQSDFRELEMSI; translated from the coding sequence ATGCGGACGATTCAGATTGATTACCCAATTTCAAAATCCATACAAACGGACAGCGAACGATGTGTGATGGCTTTAGGATTTTTTGACGGCGTACATTTGGGACATCAGAAAATAATTAAAACAGCTAAAAAGCTTGCAGATGAAAAGAATCTCATGCTTGCTGTTATGACCTTTTCGCAGCACCCCTCCTCTGTGATTAAAAAAGGTAAAGTGATCACTAATTATATCACTCCACTATCGGAGAAAACAGAAGTGTTTGAACAGCTCGGTGTCGATCTATTATATGTCATTGATTTTACTAAAGAGGTTGCTAAAATCCCTCATGATCAATTTGTTGACGATTACCTATGTGGTTTGAACTGCGAACATGTTGTGGCCGGCTTTGATTATAAATATGGCTTCAAAGGTAAAGGTGACATGGAACAGTTACCGATAGATAGTGCGGGACGATTTGGAGTCACAACGGCAGCGAAACTTGAAAAACACGAGCAGAAGGTGAGTTCCACGTTACTGCGGGAGTTAATTTCATCTGGAAGGGTGGAGCAGATCCAGGAGTACTTGGGGAGAAGTTACGAAATATCCGCTGAAATGAAGGGGCGGGGAAGAACGTGCACGATTTATTTTGACCCTGACTACTACCTTCCTTGTCCTGGACACTATGAAGTAACCATTATTAGGAAAAATATGTTGCAATCAAAAGGAATCTGTGAAGTGAAATCCGTCCAACATCCAGGCCAGCTACAGGTCACGCTGTTTAATGATCAGCTGTTTAATGATCATGCTAAAGTGCAGCTGCAATGGAATAACTTCATAGCTGACTTTGAAATGGATGCTTTCCATGCTCAAAGTGACTTTCGTGAGTTGGAAATGAGTATCTGA
- a CDS encoding flavin reductase family protein produces the protein MDDRMFRTAMGKFATGVTVIASEVNGDVHGMTANAFMSVSLDPKLILISVDGKARMNEVIKQSGKFTVNILSGDQKEMSMIFAGQIKEDKDVEFETFEGLPVIENSLVSLACDVYQVQDAGDHTLFIGEVLNLNVKDGEPLAFYEGKYKQMT, from the coding sequence GTGGACGATCGTATGTTCAGAACAGCAATGGGAAAATTTGCAACAGGGGTGACCGTTATTGCGTCAGAAGTAAATGGTGATGTTCACGGGATGACGGCAAATGCGTTTATGTCCGTCTCCCTTGACCCAAAGCTCATCCTTATTTCAGTAGACGGAAAGGCAAGAATGAATGAGGTCATCAAGCAGTCAGGAAAATTCACGGTCAATATTTTGTCAGGAGATCAAAAGGAAATGTCGATGATTTTTGCAGGGCAGATTAAAGAAGACAAAGATGTTGAATTCGAAACCTTTGAAGGGCTTCCAGTCATTGAAAACTCCCTTGTCAGTCTAGCTTGTGATGTATATCAAGTTCAGGATGCCGGCGATCATACTTTATTTATTGGAGAAGTGTTGAACCTGAATGTAAAAGACGGTGAACCACTCGCTTTTTATGAAGGAAAGTATAAGCAAATGACCTAA
- the hpaI gene encoding 2,4-dihydroxyhept-2-ene-1,7-dioic acid aldolase — protein MVQDYNEVKSRLRGSVTPVITPFKANSDVDYDTLSQLIEFQLENGTHAISVTGTSGEPSSLTEEERVQVMKTAYTTINGRVPFVPGTGSTNHDETMRLTKKAEEMGADAALVIVPYYNKPNQQALYKHFKTVADSVDIPIIIYNIPGRTAQNLHVDTLAQLSRDCPNVIGVKESNKDFEHVNRVLQKCGRDFLLFSGIELLCYPMLTIGGVGSVSATANVLPGKVAQMHDAWFDGDVETAQKLHYELMELNDVLFKDTNPAPVKAALGMMGKIEPHLRLPMDLPSEALQNEIRETLNKYGITLQLV, from the coding sequence ATGGTACAAGATTATAATGAGGTAAAGTCAAGATTAAGAGGTTCGGTTACTCCGGTTATCACACCATTTAAAGCAAATTCAGACGTAGATTATGATACATTGTCGCAATTGATTGAGTTCCAATTGGAAAATGGAACACACGCGATTTCGGTAACGGGAACTTCAGGGGAACCAAGTTCATTGACAGAAGAAGAAAGAGTACAAGTTATGAAAACAGCTTATACGACCATTAATGGTAGAGTTCCATTCGTACCCGGCACAGGGTCAACCAACCACGACGAAACAATGCGTCTAACAAAAAAAGCCGAAGAAATGGGCGCTGACGCGGCCTTAGTTATTGTTCCTTATTATAATAAGCCGAATCAACAAGCCTTGTATAAGCATTTTAAAACAGTTGCCGACTCTGTTGATATCCCGATTATCATCTACAATATCCCTGGTCGTACAGCGCAGAATCTGCATGTCGATACACTTGCACAGTTAAGCAGGGATTGTCCGAATGTTATTGGCGTTAAAGAATCGAACAAGGACTTCGAACACGTCAATCGAGTGCTGCAGAAATGCGGTAGAGACTTCCTGCTATTTTCCGGAATTGAACTGCTTTGCTATCCAATGCTGACGATTGGCGGAGTTGGCTCCGTCAGTGCAACAGCCAATGTGCTCCCAGGAAAAGTGGCCCAAATGCATGATGCCTGGTTTGATGGGGATGTCGAGACCGCTCAAAAACTTCACTATGAGCTGATGGAGCTTAACGATGTTCTCTTTAAAGATACGAACCCTGCCCCTGTAAAAGCGGCACTCGGCATGATGGGCAAAATTGAGCCACATCTAAGGCTTCCAATGGACCTCCCATCCGAAGCGCTCCAAAATGAGATTCGTGAAACCTTGAATAAATATGGTATCACTCTGCAACTAGTCTAA
- a CDS encoding excisionase family DNA-binding protein — MYLTIEQIADYLDVPQAFIQNLIRDNRIRTIHDGKQYLINKSQFNTHFEQIEKYRAMIQDYFNEPLPDDPDIKDED; from the coding sequence TTGTATTTAACCATTGAACAAATAGCGGATTACTTGGATGTCCCTCAGGCATTTATCCAAAATCTTATCCGTGACAACCGAATCCGTACGATTCATGATGGAAAACAATACCTTATTAACAAAAGCCAATTTAATACTCATTTCGAGCAAATTGAGAAATACCGTGCAATGATCCAGGATTATTTCAATGAACCACTGCCTGATGACCCTGATATTAAGGATGAAGACTAA